One stretch of Spiroplasma mirum ATCC 29335 DNA includes these proteins:
- the deoC gene encoding deoxyribose-phosphate aldolase produces MKLNKYIDHTLLKPEATMEDIIKLCTEAKEYDFASVCVNPTNVSLAASLLQDSDVKVCTVVGFPLGANTTAVKTFEINDAINNGADEIDMVMNIGAFKLKDYALVLNDINACKKATGDRILKVIIEISLLSNEEIVKACQLAIEAKADFVKTSSGFNKSGATVEAVRLMKKTVGDNYQVKAAGGVRTKEDAINMIKAGASRIGTSGGVAIVRGESHQTGY; encoded by the coding sequence ATGAAGTTAAATAAATATATTGACCACACTTTGTTAAAACCAGAAGCGACAATGGAGGATATTATTAAACTATGCACTGAAGCAAAAGAATATGATTTTGCCTCAGTTTGTGTTAATCCGACAAATGTTAGTTTAGCAGCTAGCTTATTACAAGATAGTGATGTGAAGGTTTGCACAGTAGTTGGCTTTCCGTTAGGAGCAAATACTACCGCGGTTAAAACGTTTGAAATTAATGATGCTATTAATAACGGGGCGGATGAAATTGATATGGTAATGAACATTGGGGCTTTTAAATTAAAAGACTATGCCCTAGTTTTAAATGATATTAATGCTTGTAAAAAAGCAACTGGAGATCGAATTTTAAAAGTTATTATTGAAATTAGCTTATTATCCAATGAGGAAATTGTCAAAGCTTGTCAATTAGCAATTGAAGCAAAAGCTGATTTTGTTAAAACTTCATCCGGATTTAATAAAAGTGGCGCCACTGTCGAAGCGGTTCGCTTGATGAAAAAAACAGTTGGCGATAACTACCAAGTTAAAGCTGCCGGAGGAGTGCGTACAAAAGAAGACGCTATTAATATGATTAAAGCGGGAGCAAGCAGAATTGGAACTAGTGGTGGGGTAGCAATTGTTAGAGGTGAAAGTCACCAAACTGGATATTAA
- a CDS encoding Gfo/Idh/MocA family protein: MLRFGIIGTGNIATEFIDAARQIKDIELSCLYSRSMEKAKIFSLKNNLQVRMTTTFEDMLDHIDAIYIASPNGLHYQQAKYFLQQQKHVFLEKPLAFSAHEARDLEQVALVNNVILMEAFKPIHLPEYEVLSENVNKIKPFIASFHWNKYSSRMKEVLIDEYHSVFDENLGKGSLYDALIYPMELAIALFGKVKEVKAMSHKLKNNVDINNVVVMRHENDIITNIVCSKAATGISKSEILSYDYTITFDHLTMLSNLAIYDRFQDQTTQLFTEEGNKNKIVYELKKFINIIKVNNINEMRRLLDLTIEAIRVLELVNINE; this comes from the coding sequence ATGTTAAGATTTGGGATTATTGGTACTGGTAATATTGCAACTGAATTTATTGATGCTGCTCGGCAAATCAAAGATATTGAGCTTAGTTGTCTTTATTCGCGCAGTATGGAAAAAGCCAAGATTTTTTCTTTAAAAAATAATTTGCAAGTGCGAATGACAACTACTTTTGAAGATATGTTAGATCATATCGATGCAATTTATATTGCGTCTCCTAACGGATTACATTACCAACAAGCTAAATACTTTTTACAGCAACAAAAACATGTTTTTTTAGAGAAACCATTGGCATTTAGTGCCCATGAAGCCCGTGATTTAGAACAGGTTGCCCTGGTGAATAATGTTATTTTAATGGAAGCCTTTAAGCCAATTCACTTGCCAGAATATGAAGTTTTAAGTGAAAATGTTAATAAAATTAAGCCATTTATTGCAAGTTTTCATTGAAACAAATATTCAAGTCGTATGAAAGAAGTTTTAATAGATGAATATCATTCAGTTTTTGATGAAAATCTTGGAAAGGGTTCTTTATATGATGCCTTAATATATCCCATGGAGTTAGCAATTGCGTTATTTGGGAAAGTAAAAGAAGTTAAAGCAATGAGTCATAAGTTAAAAAACAATGTTGATATTAATAACGTCGTAGTTATGCGCCATGAAAATGATATTATTACTAATATTGTGTGTTCCAAAGCAGCCACGGGGATTAGCAAAAGTGAAATTTTAAGTTATGATTACACGATTACATTTGATCATTTAACAATGCTAAGTAATTTAGCAATCTATGATCGTTTTCAAGATCAAACAACGCAGTTATTTACCGAAGAAGGAAATAAAAATAAAATAGTCTATGAATTAAAGAAATTTATCAATATAATTAAAGTAAATAATATTAACGAAATGCGACGATTATTAGATTTAACAATTGAAGCAATTAGAGTTTTAGAATTAGTTAATATTAACGAATAA
- a CDS encoding lipoprotein: MKKILAMLGAISIATISATSVVACVPPPGGGGGGSSPIASGIDLSKLTYDKVTKDGKLNLTYNGVYGQDAVPNFTRGLETTIQAIYTNYFDWSQVEVNISAPVLVDKILNLSDATVNFKAKPNVSGFTGQVEWKDVNLQPYLEDWLPASRQVIEVAKADKGNLAKLKTAANKQLFGPNAPDSYFDKAGLTGGLDPNDSTKYIVKISGTSPFFNAKSINDKITFKIKTTA; the protein is encoded by the coding sequence ATGAAGAAAATATTAGCAATGTTAGGAGCTATTTCAATTGCTACAATTAGTGCGACCTCAGTTGTTGCTTGTGTACCACCACCAGGAGGTGGGGGTGGGGGCTCAAGTCCAATTGCGTCAGGAATTGATTTAAGTAAGCTAACTTATGATAAAGTGACAAAAGATGGAAAACTTAATTTAACTTATAATGGTGTTTATGGTCAAGATGCTGTTCCTAATTTTACGCGAGGATTAGAAACCACAATTCAAGCAATTTATACTAATTATTTTGACTGATCACAAGTTGAAGTTAACATATCAGCTCCTGTGCTTGTTGATAAAATCCTTAATTTATCAGATGCGACAGTTAACTTTAAAGCAAAACCCAATGTTAGTGGTTTTACCGGTCAGGTTGAATGAAAGGATGTCAATTTACAGCCTTATTTAGAAGACTGGTTACCTGCTAGTCGCCAAGTAATTGAAGTTGCTAAAGCTGATAAGGGAAATTTGGCTAAATTAAAAACAGCTGCTAATAAACAACTTTTTGGGCCCAATGCTCCTGATAGTTATTTTGATAAGGCTGGTTTAACCGGTGGGCTTGACCCTAATGATAGTACTAAATATATTGTGAAAATCAGCGGAACATCACCATTCTTTAATGCCAAAAGTATTAATGATAAAATTACTTTTAAGATTAAAACCACCGCTTAA